Proteins encoded together in one Cardiocondyla obscurior isolate alpha-2009 linkage group LG07, Cobs3.1, whole genome shotgun sequence window:
- the LOC139104099 gene encoding N-acetylglucosamine-6-sulfatase isoform X2 yields the protein MHTENLLLLLSCFFLAEAKNIVLIVTDDQDSVLDGMTPMTNTLNLIGSQGATFTNCFVASPICCPNRASILTGRCQHNHRTVNNSIAGGCSSAEWQQTWEPATFGALLRNKAGYTTFYAGKYLNQYGNQKIGGAAHVPVGWDWWAGLIGNSKYYNYSLSINGTERKYGNSPSDYFTDVINNLAADFIKGCSSDRPFLMVLAPPAPHAPFTPADRHNDKYNGTKAKRTLNFNVPVHQDKHWLIREGPTPLPDDIIPKIDEIYRKRWEALLAVDDLVKNVHDLLKERHLLDDTFFIYTSDNGYHIGQFSMPMDKRQPYETDIRVPLLISGPGIELSTISTPVSSVDIFITILSIASVDYASDGMTLFDTYRNFTQDRTVLIEYRGERSHKLTSSGCPSDNDINVALCAKEMACKCEDAANNTFSCIRRVAPNFNNVFCVFEDDQKFIEAYDMNIDEYQLTNIGYSMEKSSRRRFRKLLKNMVMCQGPTCVYTGSGKIQPM from the exons ATGCATACAGAGAATCTTCTTTTATTACTGAGCTGTTTCTTTCTGGCTGAGGCGAAAAATATCGTGCTGATCGTTACCGACGATCAAGATTCCGTTCTGGACGGCATG acgCCAATGACAAATACTCTGAATCTGATAGGAAGTCAGGGCGCTACATTTACAAATTGT TTTGTAGCCTCGCCAATTTGTTGTCCCAATCGAGCGTCTATTCTGACCGGACGATGTCAGCATAATCACCGCACGGTGAATAATTCTATCGCCGGTGGTTGCAGCAGCGCGGAATGGCAACAAACGTGGGAGCCGGCAACATTTGGCGCTCTTTTACGCAACAAAGCCGGATACACGACGTTTTACGCGGGCAAATACTTGAATCAG TATGGAAACCAAAAAATTGGCGGCGCAGCTCATGTACCAGTAGGATGGGATTGGTGGGCCGGTCTTATAGGAAACTCGAAGTATTACAATTATTCCTTATCTATAAACGGTACCGAGAGAAAATACGGTAACAGCCCGAGCGATTACTTTACCGACGTGATT AACAATCTGGCTGCAGATTTTATCAAAGGGTGCTCCAGCGATCGACCCTTTCTCATGGTGCTGGCACCGCCAGCTCCTCACGCGCCATTCACACCCGCCGATAGACACAACGACAAATACAATGGCACGAAAGCAAAAAGAACGCTGAATTTTAATGTGCCAGTGCATCAG gacaAACACTGGTTAATTAGAGAAGGTCCAACTCCTTTGCCGGACGATATAATACCAAAAATAGACGAGATATACAGAAAAAGGTGGGAGGCTCTATTAGCGGTAGACGATCTTGTTAAGAACGTACATGACTTATTAAAGGAGCGGCATCTTTTGGATGACACATTTTTCATTTACACCTCCGATAATGGATATCACATTG GGCAATTCAGCATGCCGATGGATAAGCGTCAGCCTTATGAAACAGATATACGAGTGCCATTACTGATATCCGGTCCAGGAATCGAGTTGTCTACAATTTCCACACCAGTCAGCAGTGTAGATATCTTTATCACGATTTTGAGCATAGCTAGCGTGGATTATGCGTCAGATGGCATGACATTGTTTGACACATACCGTAATTTTACGCAAGATCGTACAGTTTTAATAGAGTACAGAGGAGAACGATCCCACAAGCTAACATCGTCCGGATGTCCGAGCGACAACGATATAAATGTCGCG CTGTGTGCGAAAGAAATGGCATGCAAGTGTGAAGACGCCGCGAACAACACGTTCAGCTGCATTCGCCGCGTTGCACCGAATTTCAACAACGTTTTTTGCGTCTTCGAAGACGATCAG aaaTTTATTGAAGCTTACGACATGAATATCGACGAATACCAATTGACGAATATTGGATACAGCATGGAAAAATCATCGAGGCGAAGATTCAGGAAACTTCTCAAGAATATGGTGATGTGTCAAGGCCCCACGTGCGTTTATACGGGATCTGGAAAAATtc
- the LOC139104099 gene encoding N-acetylglucosamine-6-sulfatase isoform X1: MHTENLLLLLSCFFLAEAKNIVLIVTDDQDSVLDGMTPMTNTLNLIGSQGATFTNCFVASPICCPNRASILTGRCQHNHRTVNNSIAGGCSSAEWQQTWEPATFGALLRNKAGYTTFYAGKYLNQYGNQKIGGAAHVPVGWDWWAGLIGNSKYYNYSLSINGTERKYGNSPSDYFTDVINNLAADFIKGCSSDRPFLMVLAPPAPHAPFTPADRHNDKYNGTKAKRTLNFNVPVHQDKHWLIREGPTPLPDDIIPKIDEIYRKRWEALLAVDDLVKNVHDLLKERHLLDDTFFIYTSDNGYHIGQFSMPMDKRQPYETDIRVPLLISGPGIELSTISTPVSSVDIFITILSIASVDYASDGMTLFDTYRNFTQDRTVLIEYRGERSHKLTSSGCPSDNDINVALCAKEMACKCEDAANNTFSCIRRVAPNFNNVFCVFEDDQKFIEAYDMNIDEYQLTNIGYSMEKSSRRRFRKLLKNMVMCQGPTCVYTGSGKIRSNSRRKLQCERDEPHAETQALVDLDYGGCAGPEKRERQRERKRERTVQEGKTRD; encoded by the exons ATGCATACAGAGAATCTTCTTTTATTACTGAGCTGTTTCTTTCTGGCTGAGGCGAAAAATATCGTGCTGATCGTTACCGACGATCAAGATTCCGTTCTGGACGGCATG acgCCAATGACAAATACTCTGAATCTGATAGGAAGTCAGGGCGCTACATTTACAAATTGT TTTGTAGCCTCGCCAATTTGTTGTCCCAATCGAGCGTCTATTCTGACCGGACGATGTCAGCATAATCACCGCACGGTGAATAATTCTATCGCCGGTGGTTGCAGCAGCGCGGAATGGCAACAAACGTGGGAGCCGGCAACATTTGGCGCTCTTTTACGCAACAAAGCCGGATACACGACGTTTTACGCGGGCAAATACTTGAATCAG TATGGAAACCAAAAAATTGGCGGCGCAGCTCATGTACCAGTAGGATGGGATTGGTGGGCCGGTCTTATAGGAAACTCGAAGTATTACAATTATTCCTTATCTATAAACGGTACCGAGAGAAAATACGGTAACAGCCCGAGCGATTACTTTACCGACGTGATT AACAATCTGGCTGCAGATTTTATCAAAGGGTGCTCCAGCGATCGACCCTTTCTCATGGTGCTGGCACCGCCAGCTCCTCACGCGCCATTCACACCCGCCGATAGACACAACGACAAATACAATGGCACGAAAGCAAAAAGAACGCTGAATTTTAATGTGCCAGTGCATCAG gacaAACACTGGTTAATTAGAGAAGGTCCAACTCCTTTGCCGGACGATATAATACCAAAAATAGACGAGATATACAGAAAAAGGTGGGAGGCTCTATTAGCGGTAGACGATCTTGTTAAGAACGTACATGACTTATTAAAGGAGCGGCATCTTTTGGATGACACATTTTTCATTTACACCTCCGATAATGGATATCACATTG GGCAATTCAGCATGCCGATGGATAAGCGTCAGCCTTATGAAACAGATATACGAGTGCCATTACTGATATCCGGTCCAGGAATCGAGTTGTCTACAATTTCCACACCAGTCAGCAGTGTAGATATCTTTATCACGATTTTGAGCATAGCTAGCGTGGATTATGCGTCAGATGGCATGACATTGTTTGACACATACCGTAATTTTACGCAAGATCGTACAGTTTTAATAGAGTACAGAGGAGAACGATCCCACAAGCTAACATCGTCCGGATGTCCGAGCGACAACGATATAAATGTCGCG CTGTGTGCGAAAGAAATGGCATGCAAGTGTGAAGACGCCGCGAACAACACGTTCAGCTGCATTCGCCGCGTTGCACCGAATTTCAACAACGTTTTTTGCGTCTTCGAAGACGATCAG aaaTTTATTGAAGCTTACGACATGAATATCGACGAATACCAATTGACGAATATTGGATACAGCATGGAAAAATCATCGAGGCGAAGATTCAGGAAACTTCTCAAGAATATGGTGATGTGTCAAGGCCCCACGTGCGTTTATACGGGATCTGGAAAAATtc